TTTTTTAGCAGAATACTCACCCGTATGTCCATGTCCACCAATAGTTAAATAGTGAGCACTATTTCCAGAAGGAATTCCACCTTCTACCATTAAAATATATTGCCCTTTATAAGCCTCAATTGCATGTTCTAAATTATGTTCAGCTTGCCAACCTGCTGCTGCCATTAATGTTTCATGGTATTCTAATGAAATATAATCAAAAATCAATGAATCAATAGTTGGGGCATCTGTTCTAAGAAGTGATTCACTACATCCTGTACACTCAGCCATATGTAACCAGATAATTGGAAGTCTATCACTTAATTTAGCAGCTTTTGCAACAAGTGGTGTAAAAGAACCAGGAAGAGCAAGCATTGCAGTAATAGCAGTAGCCCACTTCATAAAATCTCTTCTTGAAACACCATTTTCTTCTAAATGACTCTCTATAGATTTATTCTCTTTTAGTCTAGGAAGTCTCTCTAAGTCATTTAACCTTTTAGTCAGTTTTTCATATAGTCTTTGCTCTTGCAAAATCCATCCTTCGCCTAATGAATGAATATTCATTTTATTAATTTAATAAAATTCTATACTATAAAAGGTTAAAGTTTCTTGACCGAAATCAAAAAACATGAATGATTGTTCATTTTTTTAAATAAATTGACTCATTTTGTAACTTTGAGCCAATTTATTGTAAATTATTTAGTAATCTAAAGGATATTCTTTTGGAATTAAAATATTGATAGAGTTAAGTTTTTTCTTTACTTTTGAAAGTAAAATAGAGTTTGCAAACATATCACCACAAAGAATAATATCTTTTGCATTTATTTCATTTTGTATTTCACTTATATTATCTGAAATAAAATCACATAAAGACTCATAAAAAGAGTATGCAAGTAGACTATTTTCTACTCCTGCCATTTTATAACTCATTGTACTTTGAATTATTCTTCTATAGTCTAAATAGTTTTTATCATCTATTTTTACAACTTTCATATCTATTTGAAGTCCACTTTTTCCAGTAAACATTAAAGCAGTATCTTCAAACTGTTTATAATCTTTCATTCCTAAAACATAAGCTAACATATTTAAAATAGCTTCAAAACCATCTAAATCTTTGTCTTTAAATTCTTTTTCAAAATAGTTTGAAAATTTATTTTTATAATTATCAATTAATCTATTTGTATTCTCATCAATACTTTTTATATCTTCAAAACATTTTTCAATATTATTTACTACATTTGGAACTAAAATTATATCTTTTTCACCATGTTCAACACTATTAATTTTTATTGCTGATTCATCACTTTTATATGAGAAATAAACTCCAATTGTAGATACTAATCTTTTATTAAATTGTGCAATACATGCTTTATAAACAGAGCCATACTCTTCAAAATAATCTAAACTAGAATTTACTCTTCTTTTTAAATCAAAATCATATTTAGGGAAAAGGCCCTTTTCTCCATGAATTATAATATTTTGTTCTTCATTATATGTAACTTTTAAGCCATCTTGATAAACCTCATCATTAATATAAAGTAAATAATCAATTCCTGCTTCTTTTAAAGCTTGCGCAAAAAGTAGAGTCTCTTTATCATCTGGTATTTTTGCATAAATAAATCTTGTACTTGAAAATTCTGATTTAGCATTTTTTAAAAGTTTAAATTTAAGTTTAATAAGTGGTCTCTCTATTGAACATAATAGTTGTAAATCTTTTTGTGAAATATCAACTAGATTTGAGATTTTATTTATATTTGTTATTAAAAGTTTTACTTCATAACCTAGTTTTTCAAACTTTTCCCTTTGTTCAACTGAAGGTAAAAATAAATCTTTTAAGCCATTATGAGTCTCAAATCTAGATACTCCACCTCCTTTTATTTTTTCAATATCATTAGAAAAATCTATATTGTTTTCATTTATAGTTTTTGTAATTTCATCATTTGTAAGTAATGAAAGATTTAACTTTACATCTTGTTCTTCTAACTCTTCAAATGCTTCAAAATCAAACTTTTCAAGAACTTGTGCTTTTGAAATGAAGATTGATAAAGGTAATTTCTCTTCAAGTATTTTAAAAAAATTCTCAATTTTTTCAGCTTCATCTTCACAAACTAAAAGAATAAATCCTCTATACATTTTAGAATATGCATTTATAGTAGATTCTTGAATTAAATCATCTATAATATGTTTAAAATAGAAATTTGTACTATTAAAATCAATTTTATAAATTAGTTCCATGTTGTATCTTCCTCATTTGGAATTCTTGTTAAATGTTCACCATTATAACTTCCAATTAATCCTTGTGCAACTGTTTTTAAATCTTTATTATCAACTTTTTTAATAGTTACACCAATATTCTCAATCTCTTGCAAAGCTTGTGAAATAAAAGCCTCAAACTTCTCTTCTAGTTTTGGAGTTAATCCTATCTCTACTGATTCAATATCTTCTGGAATAATTCCAAGAATTGTAACTGTTGCATGTTTATCTAAAACTGAACAAATCTCAAGCATCTCTACAATCTCAACTTCATGTGCAGTTTTTCTATATTGCCCCATTCCAAGAAGAACCTCAGAAGGCAATCTATAAATTGAACCTGCTTCATCTTCCACAGAAACTGTATCTAAAATAATAACATTATCATACTCTTGAAAATATGTCATTAGTTTAAAACCTAAAGTACCACCATCAATTATCTCTAAACTATCATCAAACTCATAATTTTCCTGTAAAAATTTAGAAGCATAAATTCCTACACCCTCATCTTTAAACAATACATTTCCAACCCCAACTACAATATTTTTCATAAAAAATCCTATTAAATTAAAAAACTCACTAAAATCAAAATTATTGATTTTAATGAATCTTCATAAAAAAAGGCTATAGCATTGTAGCCATAGCCTCTTGAAGTAAAAATAAAACTATCTTAATCGTTTTTTTCTACTTCACCTTTTGAATTAACAATATTTTTGTTAACAAATTTTGTTCCACCAAATACAATATTGATGTCACCTTCTCTCCAGAAAATTGTTCTCCATATTTGGTAATAAATATGACACATAACCCACATAAGAATTAAATACATAGCTGTATGATGAGCAATTCTAACTCCCATATTTCCACCAAATACATCTAAAGTCCAATCAGTTGCAAAGTGTAACATCCAAGGCCACCAAGCTCCAATAGAACTAGTACCAGATGCTAAACCATGAACATAAAGTTGAAGTCCTGTTAATAACATAAATACTAATAGAATATGAAAAAGTGTAAAAAACATAATGTTATAAGAATCACTATGTGTTGAATCAAATTTCTTTCTTCTATTAAATGTCATTAAGTTAAAGAATACTTCACAAAACTCTATAAAGTTTTTCTTTGTTGGTAAAATCTTTTTATATGGCTTTTCAAACCTAGAAAAAAGATATAAATAACCAATTAAGATAGCTGTAACATCAAAGATAATTGCAGCTATGAAGTGTCCCCATCTATTCCATGCCATCACATATTTATCAACTGCAGGGTCTGCAATTAATGTTTGATAGTATGGGTATCCAATATATAGCCCGGTTGCAACCGCTACAATCATACAAATAGCATTCATCCAGTGAATGATTCGCATGATTGGGGTCATTCTTTCAACCCGCTTCATTTTAGGCACGGCATCCTCCTAAAGGATCTACTTTATAAACGGCTAACTCTTTACCATTTGTATCTACAATATGAACTGCACAAGCGATACAAGGGTCAAAACTATGCACTGTTCTAATAATCTCTAAAGGCTCATCAGGATTTACAACTTTAGTTCCAACTAATGAAGCTTCATATGCTCCTAATCTACCTTTATAATCTTTTGGTGCTGCATTCCAAGTTGAAGGAACAACAGCTTGATAATTCATAACTTTTCCATCTTTGATTTTAACCCAGTGACCTAAACCACCTCTTGGTGCTTCTGCCATACCATAACCTTGTGCATCTTTTGCAACTTTGTCAAAATCAAACTCAGTCCAAGTAGATAAATCACCACTTGCAACATTTGCTGCTAATTCATCACACCAGTTAATAACTTCTTCACACATTAATTCAGTTTCAATTGCACGTGCTGCTGTTCTTCCTACTGTTGAAAAAAGAACTTTTGTTGGTAAGTTTCCATTTTTTAAGAATGTTGTTACATATTTAGTAATTCTTTCATCACCTCTTGCAACTCCTACAACCATTCTTGCTAATGGTCCTACTTCCATTCTCTCATCATCATATAATGGAGATTTAATCCAAGAGTATTTTTTATCAGTATCTAAATATGCAATACCATCTTTTTTCTCTTTAAACCCTGTATAATTAGGATTAGTAACTCCATCATATGGATGTTTATTTGTTGTACCTTCATACCAAGCGTGAGTTACATCTTCTGTAATTTTTGTTTGGTCTAAATCATAAACTTTTGATAAATCTTTGTTCATAACTACACCTGAAGGGAATAGTTTTGCAGAGTCATAGAATGGTAAATCATCTAAGTTAAAGTCTCCATAAGACATAAAGTTACCAAGACCACCACCAACACCAGCAAGTGCTTCATCAGCATACATTGTTCCAGCCATATAAACATCTGGTAAATATGCTTGTTTAGTAAACTTAAGAGCTCTTTGAATAATATCTTTAAACTCTGCAACTCTTACAGGATTTTTAATATCTTGAACACAAGTTACTCCACCAACTACAATTGATTGAGGGTGTGGATTTTTACCACCAAAAATAGCTTGTGCTTTTGCTACTTCTCTTTGTAATTCTAAAGCATCTAAATAGTGAGAAAGACCAATTAAGTTTTGCTCAGGAGTTAATTTATATGCTTTACTTCCCCAATATGCATTTCCAAAAATACCAAGTCTTCCTTGTTTTACATACTTAGCAACTCTTTCTTGAACTGCTGCATAATTATCTTCAGAAGCATTCCATGGTCTTTGACCTGAAAGTTTTGCCCACTTTTGAGCCTCTTCAACTGTCTTTTTAGGGTCAGCTTCTAAAGCTTTTGTAATATCTACCCAGTCAAGTGCATGTAAATGATAGAAATGAACAATATGGTCATGAATATATAATCCACCTTGCATAAGGTTTCTAACAAGTCTTGCATTTTTTGGAATAGTAACACCAAAAGCATGTTCAACTGCTTCAATACTTCTTTGATAGTGAGTTCCTGTACATACACCACAAATTCTCATAGCTAAAAGACCACAATCTCTAGGGTCTCTACCTTTTAAAATTTCTTCAATACCTCTAAACATCGTTGAAGAACTATAAGCCTCTTGAATAACATTATTGTCATCAATTACTGCTTCAATTCTAAGATGTCCTTCGATTCTTGTTATTGGATCTATTACTACATGTTTACTCATCTCTTATTCCTCATCTTCACTGTGAACTGTTCTTTTCCCTGCAACTGCACTTGCAACTGCATGTACACCAATACCAATTGTTGTTGCTGTTAATAATCCTAAACCAAACTCATCAACAGTTTTTTCTACTCCACCAGTAGGAGCTTTAATATTTGCATCTGCCATTGGTCTTTCATATGCATATTTATCCCAGAAATCTGGTTCAGAACATCCAATACATCCACGTCCAACACCAATAGGCCAGTTCGCACCTTCGTTATATCTAATAATTGAACAGTTATTAAATGTCATAGGCCCTTTACAACCTACTTTATATAAACAGAAATTATTTTGAGCTCCAATATCTCCCCACTCTTCAACAAATTCACCAGCATCAAAGTGAGCTCTTCTTTCACAATTATCATGGATTCTATAACCAAAAGCAAATTTTGGTCTAAGAAGTGAATCTAGTTCTGGAACTTGACCTGTTAATACATAATGTAAAACTACACCAACCATATTTGCAGGATTTGCGGGACAAGCAGGAATATTAATAACAGGTTTACCTTTTACTAAATCCATTACACCAACTGCACCTGTTGGATTTGGAGCTGCTGCAGGAACACCTCCATAAGTTGCACATGTACCAACTGCTACAACTGCTGCTGCATCTTTTGATAATCTAGCTAAATGCTCTTGGAAAGTCTCTCCACTAGGACCAATAGTTCCATATTGACCATTTAATGCTGTCGGGATAGCTCCCTCAACAAATAATAGATACTTTCCTTTGAAATGATGCATTGCATCTTCTAATTGATGCTCTGCTTGATGTCCTGAAGCTGCCATTAAAGTATGGTGAAACTCTAATGAAAGAACATCAAAAAGTAAATCATCTACAGTAGGAGTAGAAGACCTTAAAATAGCTTCTGAATTACCAGCACAGTCTTGTAATTCAATCCAAATTACAGGAACTCTATTCATAAGCTCAGTTGCTTCAGCAACTAAAGGAGTAAACATAGGAGGTAACATAAGTGTTGCAGTTGTAGCACTTGCCCACTTCATAAAATCTCTTCTGTTTACACCTTCACTCTCCACTACTTCCATCATATCGATATCTTTTAGTGCAGGTTGTGCTCTTAATGCTTTAAGTCTCTCTTTTGCCTTTTCAAAAAGCGAGTTGTAATAAGCATCACCTTTGTTTGTATCAATTCTTGCAGAATTCTGGGTAAAAACTTTTTTTACCATCTCTTGAGAATCAACCATTTCCTCTCCTTTTTACTTATTAAATGAACATTCATTTATCTCATTATAAACTTAACTTTTTCTTACTTAATGTCAAATTACTAAAAATAACAATTTCTTATAATAACGTAGCATGAGCGTAGCATTGAAAAATAAGACAATCTTTTTAAAGGGAAATTTAAGAAAGCTAAGTTCTAAAACTACATAAGATATGTAGTCTTTAAAGTTTTTTTTATTTTTTCAAGATTTGTTTCTAAATGAAACAAAAATTAGTGAGTAGTACAAACAGAGCAAACATCAAAACTTCGTAAAATAAGTTTTGCTTTTTCTATAGAGTTTGTTCCTATTATTGCTTTTTGCGAAGTTGAAAGTTTTCCATCTATACCAGGACCTAAATTCCAAACAGTAGGAGTAATAACATCATATTTAGATATTTTTCCATCTTCAATTTCTACTTCATGATATAGTGAACCTCGACAAGCTTCAACTGCAACTTCTGCTAATCCATGTTTAAACTCATTTATAGAAATCTTAGGTTTGATAAAAGAATCTTCACTTATATCAACTCTTTTTATTAATTCTTTTGTTTTTTTAAGTAAAAAACCAAGTTCATCCATTCTTGCCATTACTCTTGTAAACATCGAGTCTTTATAGTGTTTATGTACACTTGAAATAAATTTTCTATTTTGTACTAAAGTTCTTGATAAAGGACCTGTTTCATAAAAGTTATTTGCATATAAAGCACTTTTAGACCAAGTATATGCATCTTTTGAATTTTTACTTTTATCAATATTAAAAGTGTTTAAAGAGAGTTCTTCTATATTTTCGAAATCAATATTTTTGATTAGTTTTTTATTGATTTTTCCCTCTTCAAAAGATAAAGAACTTCCTAACACTAAATGTCTATTATATGATTTTCCTATTTTTTCAAAACCATTTTCAAAAGATAAAGTAATAAAATCTTTTAAATCTGCTTTTACTTTATAAAGGTCTTCTGCTTCATTAAAAGATAAATAGTTTTCAATTTCCATACCAACTAAATTATTTTCAAAAAACTTAATTCCATAATCAATATAATTTTGCATAGTAGTTAAATCAAGTAAAGTAGGATCACTAACAACTCCACCAGGTATCATATATGAAGTATGAGGCCATTGACCACCAATAATAGCTAATACTTTTATAACTTCACTTGCACAAGCAGAAGCCTCTAACCATTTTTTACCTTTTAACGCTTTATATTCTGAATAATCATTATTAGAAAACTTAACTACATCAGGCATAATAAACATATAAAACCATTTTATATGAGAATCAATAATCTCTATATTTAAGCCTACTTCTCTAAGTAATTTTGCTTTATTTGTTATAATTAATTCTTCATTATGATTTTTATAAATTTGTTCTAAAGCTTCAACTGTTGCTTTTAAGTGAGCTTGTCCACAAATCCCACAAATTCTTGGAGTATAAACTAAAGCATCTAAAGGAGCTTTCCCTTTTAAAATATATTCAAAGCCTCTAAAATTTAAAAACTCTACTCTTACATCAGAAATTTTATTTTTTTCCCATTGACAAACTAATTTTGCTTCACCCTCTATTCTTTCTACAATATCAACAGTTTTCATTTAATAATTCTTTCATGTAATCTTTCAATTTTAAAAGTTTTTGCAACTCCAGCAAGAGATAGATATGCTCTTTTACTAACACCAATTGGTACTTGGTCAGGAATACCTATATTCTTTTTTGTTTCCAACATATTATCCCTTGGGAAATCAAACTCTGTACAACCAATACAAGGCATTCCTGCTCTTGTTTTAGTATTTACATCATTCCATAATACTCTATTGCAATTTGAGTGAGTCATAGGTCCTCGACACCCTTGCTCATAAAAAAGGCAGCCCTCTTTTAATCCAAAAGATTTGGCTTCAACTTTCCATTCAAAATATTCATTTCTAGTACAACCATGATGTGCTAAATGAGAATATATCTCTTTAGGCCTTCCTTTTTCATCAAGTCCAATTTTTTTATACTCTTTTAATGAAAATAGAGTTTGAAAAATCCATTCAGGATGTACAGGACAGCCAGTAAGATTTATTATAGGATGAAATAAAGAAGATATCTCTTTTTTTTCTAAAGCCTCTTCTAAACCAAAAATATCACTATTTTGTTCAAATTTTTTATGAACTCCACCATAAGAAGCACATGAACCGACAGCAATTAAATATTTTGATTTTAAAACAAGCTTTTTTAAAACTTCACTTGTAGTTTGATTAGATATTTGAAAGAAATCTTTATTTGAAGTAATTGCTCCTTCAACAAGTAAAAAGTCAATCTCTTCATTTTGTTGAAGTAACTCTTCTAATAGAAGTTCTGTAGTTAAAGAAGGATGATAAATAAGATTAAAACTATCTAAAAATAGTTTTAATCTATTTGCATTTGCACTTAAAAGTGAGTGAGTATTTCCATTGCAAGTTATAGCTTGAAGCCAAACTATTTTAGGTTTACTACACTCCCTACTCGTCATACTTTAAAGCTCTATAGATGTTTTGGGCTACAGCATCAGAATAAGATACAATCTCTTTATCTAAAACCTTTTCTCCTGAAAGAAAAGCAAAACCACCAAGAGCACCCATAATCATAGCAAAAGCAGGGAAAAAGTCTTGTTGTCTAAACTCTTTACTCGCTGCACCTTCATCTAGTAAAATCATAACTTCTGTTACAAATTCACTTACACATAAAAAGCCTTCACAATCTTTATTAAAAACTTCTCTATTTGATAAATAAACCCTTAAAAAATACTCAATTACTTCAGGTGATTTTTGAACATTTTCTAAATATTTTTTTGTAAATAAGAATACTTTATCTTTAGATGAAATTTGCAGTTGATTGATTTCTCTTAAATCTCTAGCTAAGATATTAGTTGAATACTTAATGGCAAACTTTGCTAACTCTTCTTTTGATTTAAAATAGTTATACATATTCCCAACACTCATACTCATAGCTTTTGCTATATCAGGAATTGTTGTATTATAAAAACCATTTTTAGAGAACAGTAGTAAAGACTTTTCAATAATTGAATTTTTCTTTTCTTCTTTTAAAGTCACATTGTTCCTTGGATTTAAAATTTGTTATTTTTATTATAATATGAAAAAAGTTAATAGTAAATGAATATTCATATAATATTTATATGAAAAAAAAAGATAAAGAGAAAATCTCTTTATCTTTTGAAGTATTATCTTGAAGTAACTAATGTAGTTAAATGCTCTTTTGATACTTGGTGGAAGTTTAAGTATTTATAAACTCCATCTTTATTTTGCTCAGTAATTTTCTTAGGTACAATTTCCATGTACTCTGCAACTGTAGGAATTCTTCCTAAAAGTGCTGCAACTGCTGCAACTTCTGCAGAACCTAAATATACTTTAGAGTTTTTACCAAGTCTGTTATCAAAGTTTCTTGTAGACGTAGAGAATACAGTTGAACCCTCACTTACTTGTGCTTGGTTACCCATACATAAAGAACATCCAGGAATTTCAAGTCTCGCACCAGCT
This sequence is a window from Halarcobacter bivalviorum. Protein-coding genes within it:
- a CDS encoding HyaD/HybD family hydrogenase maturation endopeptidase; the encoded protein is MKNIVVGVGNVLFKDEGVGIYASKFLQENYEFDDSLEIIDGGTLGFKLMTYFQEYDNVIILDTVSVEDEAGSIYRLPSEVLLGMGQYRKTAHEVEIVEMLEICSVLDKHATVTILGIIPEDIESVEIGLTPKLEEKFEAFISQALQEIENIGVTIKKVDNKDLKTVAQGLIGSYNGEHLTRIPNEEDTTWN
- a CDS encoding Ni/Fe hydrogenase, coding for MTSRECSKPKIVWLQAITCNGNTHSLLSANANRLKLFLDSFNLIYHPSLTTELLLEELLQQNEEIDFLLVEGAITSNKDFFQISNQTTSEVLKKLVLKSKYLIAVGSCASYGGVHKKFEQNSDIFGLEEALEKKEISSLFHPIINLTGCPVHPEWIFQTLFSLKEYKKIGLDEKGRPKEIYSHLAHHGCTRNEYFEWKVEAKSFGLKEGCLFYEQGCRGPMTHSNCNRVLWNDVNTKTRAGMPCIGCTEFDFPRDNMLETKKNIGIPDQVPIGVSKRAYLSLAGVAKTFKIERLHERIIK
- a CDS encoding nickel-dependent hydrogenase large subunit, which translates into the protein MKTVDIVERIEGEAKLVCQWEKNKISDVRVEFLNFRGFEYILKGKAPLDALVYTPRICGICGQAHLKATVEALEQIYKNHNEELIITNKAKLLREVGLNIEIIDSHIKWFYMFIMPDVVKFSNNDYSEYKALKGKKWLEASACASEVIKVLAIIGGQWPHTSYMIPGGVVSDPTLLDLTTMQNYIDYGIKFFENNLVGMEIENYLSFNEAEDLYKVKADLKDFITLSFENGFEKIGKSYNRHLVLGSSLSFEEGKINKKLIKNIDFENIEELSLNTFNIDKSKNSKDAYTWSKSALYANNFYETGPLSRTLVQNRKFISSVHKHYKDSMFTRVMARMDELGFLLKKTKELIKRVDISEDSFIKPKISINEFKHGLAEVAVEACRGSLYHEVEIEDGKISKYDVITPTVWNLGPGIDGKLSTSQKAIIGTNSIEKAKLILRSFDVCSVCTTH
- a CDS encoding nickel-dependent hydrogenase large subunit — encoded protein: MSKHVVIDPITRIEGHLRIEAVIDDNNVIQEAYSSSTMFRGIEEILKGRDPRDCGLLAMRICGVCTGTHYQRSIEAVEHAFGVTIPKNARLVRNLMQGGLYIHDHIVHFYHLHALDWVDITKALEADPKKTVEEAQKWAKLSGQRPWNASEDNYAAVQERVAKYVKQGRLGIFGNAYWGSKAYKLTPEQNLIGLSHYLDALELQREVAKAQAIFGGKNPHPQSIVVGGVTCVQDIKNPVRVAEFKDIIQRALKFTKQAYLPDVYMAGTMYADEALAGVGGGLGNFMSYGDFNLDDLPFYDSAKLFPSGVVMNKDLSKVYDLDQTKITEDVTHAWYEGTTNKHPYDGVTNPNYTGFKEKKDGIAYLDTDKKYSWIKSPLYDDERMEVGPLARMVVGVARGDERITKYVTTFLKNGNLPTKVLFSTVGRTAARAIETELMCEEVINWCDELAANVASGDLSTWTEFDFDKVAKDAQGYGMAEAPRGGLGHWVKIKDGKVMNYQAVVPSTWNAAPKDYKGRLGAYEASLVGTKVVNPDEPLEIIRTVHSFDPCIACAVHIVDTNGKELAVYKVDPLGGCRA
- a CDS encoding TetR/AcrR family transcriptional regulator, yielding MTLKEEKKNSIIEKSLLLFSKNGFYNTTIPDIAKAMSMSVGNMYNYFKSKEELAKFAIKYSTNILARDLREINQLQISSKDKVFLFTKKYLENVQKSPEVIEYFLRVYLSNREVFNKDCEGFLCVSEFVTEVMILLDEGAASKEFRQQDFFPAFAMIMGALGGFAFLSGEKVLDKEIVSYSDAVAQNIYRALKYDE
- a CDS encoding hydrogenase small subunit, coding for MVDSQEMVKKVFTQNSARIDTNKGDAYYNSLFEKAKERLKALRAQPALKDIDMMEVVESEGVNRRDFMKWASATTATLMLPPMFTPLVAEATELMNRVPVIWIELQDCAGNSEAILRSSTPTVDDLLFDVLSLEFHHTLMAASGHQAEHQLEDAMHHFKGKYLLFVEGAIPTALNGQYGTIGPSGETFQEHLARLSKDAAAVVAVGTCATYGGVPAAAPNPTGAVGVMDLVKGKPVINIPACPANPANMVGVVLHYVLTGQVPELDSLLRPKFAFGYRIHDNCERRAHFDAGEFVEEWGDIGAQNNFCLYKVGCKGPMTFNNCSIIRYNEGANWPIGVGRGCIGCSEPDFWDKYAYERPMADANIKAPTGGVEKTVDEFGLGLLTATTIGIGVHAVASAVAGKRTVHSEDEE
- a CDS encoding cytochrome b/b6 domain-containing protein, which gives rise to MKRVERMTPIMRIIHWMNAICMIVAVATGLYIGYPYYQTLIADPAVDKYVMAWNRWGHFIAAIIFDVTAILIGYLYLFSRFEKPYKKILPTKKNFIEFCEVFFNLMTFNRRKKFDSTHSDSYNIMFFTLFHILLVFMLLTGLQLYVHGLASGTSSIGAWWPWMLHFATDWTLDVFGGNMGVRIAHHTAMYLILMWVMCHIYYQIWRTIFWREGDINIVFGGTKFVNKNIVNSKGEVEKND